The Leptolyngbyaceae cyanobacterium genome window below encodes:
- a CDS encoding DUF4276 family protein: MCDASSIVTNQKGNIVLHRIAVEELESWFLGDIPAVRAEYEKIPASLSQKATFRNPDAIKGGTWEQLDRTLKYYGYETGLQKFDFAEKVSPHMDVENNLSKSFQVFRDGLRTIIS; the protein is encoded by the coding sequence TTGTGTGATGCTAGCAGCATAGTCACAAACCAAAAAGGTAATATAGTTCTACATAGAATTGCTGTTGAAGAACTAGAATCTTGGTTCCTTGGTGATATACCAGCTGTTCGTGCTGAGTATGAGAAAATACCAGCTTCGTTATCCCAAAAAGCAACCTTTCGGAATCCAGATGCAATTAAAGGAGGAACTTGGGAGCAACTAGATCGGACTCTCAAATATTATGGATATGAAACTGGGTTACAAAAATTTGACTTTGCTGAAAAAGTCTCTCCTCACATGGATGTGGAAAATAACCTGTCTAAAAGTTTTCAAGTTTTTCGAGATGGATTGAGAACAATCATTAGCTGA
- a CDS encoding phycobilisome linker polypeptide — protein MRMFKVTACVPSQTRIRTQRELQNTYFTKLVPYDNWFREQQRIMKMGGKIVKVELATGKPGANTGLL, from the coding sequence ATGCGGATGTTCAAAGTCACTGCTTGCGTTCCCAGCCAAACTAGAATTCGCACTCAACGCGAATTGCAAAACACCTATTTTACAAAGTTGGTTCCTTATGACAACTGGTTCCGGGAACAGCAACGGATTATGAAGATGGGTGGCAAAATCGTTAAAGTTGAGTTGGCCACTGGCAAGCCTGGTGCTAATACAGGATTGCTGTAA